The DNA window ATCATCGACAATGCCGCCCTCGGGCTGGAAGTGAAGGGCATGAGCCGGCGGGCCGCCCGCGCCGCTGTTGCGCCGCTCTTCGATCGGTTCGGCCTCGCCAGCTTCGAACATCACTACCCCGCCTCCCTTTCCGGCGGCATGCGCCAGCGTGCTGCGCTGCTGCGCACCGTCATCCAGAAACAGGACATGCTTCTGCTCGACGAGCCCTTCGGCGCGCTCGATGCGCTGACCCGCACGCAGATCCAGGAGTGGCTGCAAGGCATGTGGACCGAACATCGCTGGACGGCGCTGCTGATCACCCACGATGTCCGTGAGGCCGTTTTTCTCTCCGATCGGATCTACGTGCTGTCTGCCCGTCCGGCGCGCGTCATCCGCGAATTCCGCGTTCCCCTGCCCCGCCCGAGAAGCATCGCCGACCTCGGCTCGCCGGCGGCCCAGGCGATAGAGACCGAAATCCTGCAAACCCTGCTTCATCCGCTAGAACAGGATGATTTTAGGCCGTCGGCCTAAAATCTGAATCCTGTTCTGATTTAAAGAGTTAGAGCCTGATGTCGTCCGAAAACCGCTCACAATTTTCGGCATCATCTCTAGAGACCTGAGGAGGTCACCATGCTGCTGCTCACCCGTCGACAGACGATTCTCGCCGCTATCGCAACAAGCCTCGCCGGCCGCGCCGCCTTTGCTCAATCGGCGCCGGCAAAGGTTCGCATCGCGCTCGACTGGACGCCCAACACGAACCATATCGGCATTTACGTCGCCAAGGAGAAGGGCTTTTATGCGGCCGCCGGCCTCGATGTCGAGATTCTACCCTTTACCGACACCAGCGCCGGCACGCTGGTGTCGAACGGAGTTGCCGACTTCGGCATCAGCAGCGAGATCGAGGCCCTAACGCAGCGTGCCGGCGGCGGTGACGTGAAGATGGTCTACGGCGTCGTCCAGACGGAAACCGCACGCCTGATCTTCAAGGGCGGGCGCGACGACATCAAGAGGCCTCGAGATCTCGACGGCAAGACCTATGGCGGCTTCGGTGGCACCTGGGAGAGCGCGTTGGTCTCGGCGATGATCCGCAATGACGGCGGCAAGGGGGACGTCAAGACCGTCACCCTCGGCACCTCCGCCTATGAGGCGCTGGACAATGGCTCGATTGACTTCACGCTGGAGATCTACACCTGGGAAGGCATCGCCGCCGAACTGGAAAACCGGAAGATCGGCCGCTTCCACTATTCTGATTATGGCATTCCAGACGAGCAGACGACGGTCATCGTTTCCAGCGACGCCTATCTCTCGGCAAGTCGAGAACACGCCCGCGCCTTCATCCAGGCGACGCGTCAAGGCTATGTCTACTCCATCGACCATCCCGACGAAGCCTGCGACTTGCTGATTGCCGGAAGTAACGGTGCTCTGATGAACACGGAACTGGTAAGAGCATCTCAGAAGGCGTTGATCGAAGGCCATTTCCTGAGATCCGAGGCCGGTGTGATCGGCACGCTTGACCCGGCAAAGGCCGAGGCCATCGGCGGCTTCCTGGTCGAGAACGGCATCCTGGTCGATGCGAATGGCACCGTTCTCAAGGAAAAGCCGGACTTTTCCGCCTATTATACGAACGAACTCCTCGGCTGATCCCGCTCCGGTCTTGCCGACGCGGCCTTCCGCGGCAATGCTTTGAGCTTGAACGGTTTGAGCCGAATCGGGCAGGGCGGGGAACGAAATGCGATCACAGGACAGGCTGGCCGGAGCCGACTTTCTGCGCGCGATGGCCTGCTTGTTGGTGCTTGCTCATCATCTCGCGCTCCGGCTGGATATGCGCAGAATTCCGGACGAACTGGCGACGACGGCAAATGTCCTCCGCTTCGGCAATTTCGGCGTCGCGATCTTCTTCGTGCTCAGCGGCTTTCTGCTTGCCCGCCCCTTCTGGCGCGCGCTCGACGCCGGCGGCGCCATGCCGAGCCTCAGGCACTACGCCATCCGCAGGTCGGCGCGCATCGCTCCGGGCTTCTGGGTCGCGGCCAGCGTCGGCTTCGTTCTCGGCCTGACCCTGCTTGCCCTGCCGGTGACGCCGGAGCTCGTCGTCCGCTACGTCTCCGGACTGCTGTTCATGAGCCAGTGGCATTGGCGCACGCTCTTTCCTGTCGAAGCTAATGGGCCGCTCTGGTCCATTCCCTTCGAAGCGACCAGCTACGTGCTCCTGCCGGCCTGCTTTCTCCTGCTGTTTCGCTGGCCCCCGCTGCGGCAGCGCCCGTTCCTCGCCCGCTTCGCCTGGCTCTGCGTCATTGTCGTCGTACTCCTTGCCCATTTGGCGATTCTGAGCCTTTTTGCGCTCGACGATATCGGCCGCGGCTGGGCATATGGCCTGCAGGGTGGGGCGAAGGAATGGATGCCCAAGTATAATCCGATCGGCTTCTTCGCCGTTTTCGCGCTCGGCGCCCTTGCCGCCGGCATCGAAATCATGTTGCCCGCAAGGCGCTCCTCCTGGTTCGATGCAATGGCACTCCTGGCCCTTGCGACTGCCGGTTTCCGCCTCCTGATATCGCCTGGCGGCTCGGCCGAAGGTTATGGCTGGCTTGACATCCCTTACGGATTTCCCGTCTTTCCGCTGGCAGTCGCAACGGCGCTCGTTTCGCTCAGCCATTCCCAATACCTTGGCAGGCTGCTCGACAACGCTCCCGTCCGCTACATCGCCAAGATCTCCTTCGGCATTTATATCTGGCAGGAGATTATCCTCACATTGATTCAGAGACTTGATCCCAACTCGTTCGGCGCCGCCTCGGCCAATGTCGTCACCGGTTGGCTGCAATCCTGCGGATTGACGGTCGCGCTCGTCTTTCTGGTGGCAAGCCTGAGTTATTATCTGTTGGAACGGCCGGCGATCGACTTCGGCAATCGCTTGACATCAAGCCCACCTGATCGGGCTACTCCTTTCAAAGTATAATTTCGACTGCACCTCAACTAGAGGCGTTAAGGTTAACGGGAAATACTCCCTTTTTTGGCGTCTTTATGATTACCGATTTCTTATTTATAACGATGACAAACCATGCGCGAGCATGTATCTGTCTCGCTGCACTTCAATATCGCATCTAAACTTTTTGGGCCTTGAGTAATGAATGCTTTTACTTCGAAGACGAGTTCACGCTTCGATCCGTCTCAGCGTCAAGACAAAACCAGGACCCTGGTTGTAGCGAACTCCAACATTCGCCAGCCGGACAGCTTTTTCGATGTCGAAGGAACGACGGCTCTGCGTCTGGCCGCAAAGCGGCTGATCGACATCGTCATCTCGGCGAGCGCTCTCCTCGTGCTGGCCCCGCTTTTCCTGGCAATCGCTCTCTTCATCAAATTCGATGATGGCGGTCCTGTGTTCTTCCGTCAGATCCGCTGGGGCCTGAACGGCCGGAAGATCACCGTCTTCAAGTTTCGCTCGATGCACACGGACGCTTGCGATCCGAGCGGCGTTCAACAGACTATCAAGGGCGACAGCCGGGTGACCGGCATCGGCGCTCTGCTCCGTAGGACCAACATTGACGAACTGCCGCAGCTTCTGAACGTCCTCAAGGGCGACATGTCCTTGGTCGGCCCACGCTGCCACGCCATCAACATGCGCGCGGCCGGCAGGCTATACGAAGAATTGGTGCCGAACTACCACCATCGACACATCATGCGCCCCGGCATCACCGGCCTCGCGCAGACACGCGGCTGGCGCGGACCAACGGCAAGGCCATTGCAAGCCCGGGCCCGCATCGCCTGCGATATCTATTATGTCAGAAATTTCAGCCTGCTGCTCGACTTTAAGATCCTGTTGAAGACGCTGGTCATCGAGCTACGCGGCGGCACCGGCTTCTAGAGCTTTTCGGTTAGATGGAAGCATTCTGACGGAGCAGGTTTTCGTCAGGGCAAAGGCGACGATTGGCGACGGGCATGCCCCATGGTACGTCCGAGCCGATCGCCTTTGATGCTGACCAGACATGCCCGGCCCACCGGCCGCACCGCGACTCCGTGGCGAAGCGATAAGTGCGTCCGGCGATTCGGCTTGCAGATTTGCAGGCACATCTGCGGGAAGGCTGGCTGAAACGGTTCGCCTGATCGACCGGGCCGGCTGGCCGTAGAGCTGCGCTACGGCGCGCGCCGGCCGGTCAACCATTCGACTCGTTTGAGCTAACAGAATGATTCGATCTAACCAGGAAAAGCTCTAGATGTGCGGTCCCTGGGGGCGGTGGTGCATCACTGATCCTGAGTCGCCAGGAAGAGGGATGCAATTGGGAAATGTTCTTCACGGCAGCGCCTGCTCGACGCCGCTTCGACCTTCGCTGGAAGACAGGAGAAACAAAAAAGCGGCCCTCGAGGCCGCCTTTCATTGATGCTGTCGGTCTGATCAATCCTGCTGGACGATGCCGCGAAGGTGCGTCAGTTCCATGATGAAGTGCTCCAGCTTCGACTTGTGCTCGTGCAGCTCGGCATGTTCGAGCTCCTTGCGGGCAGCTTCGATGCGGCGGGTCAGTTCGTCCTTATGGAGTTCCTCGACCGGAACGGCGGATTCGGCGAGCAATGTGCAGCCCGTCGGCAGAATATCGGCAAAACCGCCGAACACCACATAGTCCTGCTTCTTGCCGGAAGCCGAACGCACGCTCACCACGCCCGGCTTGATCGTCGTCATTGTAGGCGCGTGGTGCGCCATGACGGTCATCTCGCCCTCGGTCGCGGGAATGACGACCTCCGTCACCATCTCCGACAGAAGCAGACGCTCCGGTGAAACGAGCTCAAAGTTGAAATTGTCAGCCATCAGTGACTTACCTTCTCGGCTATGGCTTTTGCATCTTGCAATTTTGTCCCGCAGAACGGGCAGTGCAGTATCGCCTGGTCGAGATATCCGATGCCTTCCTCCGTCTGAACCAATCCGACAACCATCATCAGCACGCCGTTATCGGCACGATAGACAGTCGGCGCGGCCGGTTCCGGAAGTTCTGCCACGATCCCTTTGAGGGAGTCGCAGCAGAATATCTCGTCCTGAGCATCGCTCATCAAGCAGCAGCGAGCTTCTTGGCCTTTTCGATAGCTTCGTCCATCGAGCCGACCATGTAGAAGGCGGCTTCCGGCAGGTGGTCGTATTCGCCGTTAACGAGACCCTTGAAGCCCTTGATCGTGTCTTCGAGGGCGACGAGCTTGCCCGGCGAACCAGTGAAGACTTCGGCAACGAAAAACGGCTGCGACAGGAAGCGCTCAATCTTACGGGCGCGGGCAACCGCCAGCTTGTCCTCTTCGGACAATTCATCCATGCCGAGAATGGCGATGATGTCCTGCAGGGCCTTGTAGCGCTGCAGTGTCGACTGAACCTTACGGGCCACTTCGTAGTGCTCTTCGCCGACGACCATCGGGTCGAGCATGCGCGAGGTGGAGTCAAGCGGGTCGACGGCCGGATAGATGCCCTTTTCAGCGATCGAGCGCGACAGAACGGTCGTTGCGTCCAAGTGGGCGAACGAGGTTGCCGGCGCCGGGTCGGTCAAGTCGTCGGCCGGAACGTAAATAGCCTGGACCGAAGTGATCGAGCCGGTCGTCGTCGTGGTGATGCGTTCCTGCATCTGACCCATGTCGGTTGCGAGCGTCGGCTGATAACCCACGGCCGAAGGAATACGGCCGAGCAGAGCCGACACTTCCGAACCAGCCTGGGTAAAGCGGAAGATGTTGTCGACGAAGAACAGAACGTCCTGACCCTGATCGCGGAAATGCTCAGCGACGGTCAGACCGGTCAGGGCGACGCGAGCGCGGGCGCCCGGCGGTTCGTTCATCTGGCCGTAAACGAGCGCAGCCTTGGAGCCTTCGCCGCCGCCGTGCTTGTTGACGCCCGATTCGATCATTTCGTGGTAAAGGTCGTTGCCTTCGCGGGTACGCTCACCCACGCCTGCGAACACCGAGTAACCACCGTGCGCCTTGGCGACGTTGTTGATCAGTTCCATGATCAGAACGGTCTTGCCGACGCCGGCGCCGCCGAACAGACCGATCTTGCCGCCCTTCGCATAAGGGGCGAGAAGGTCGACGACCTTGATGCCGGTGACGAGGATCTGCGCTTCGGTGGACTGCTCGACGTAAGCTGGAGCGTCCTGGTGGATGGCGCGCTTGTGAGCGGTGTTCAGCGGGCCAGCTTCGTCGACCGGCTCGCCGATGACGTTCATGATGCGGCCGAGCGTTTCATCGCCGACCGGAACCGAGATCGGAGCGCCGGTATCGATAACCTGCTGGCCACGAACGAGACCTTCGCTCGAATCCATCGCGATCGTGCGCACTTCGTTCTCGCCCAGATGCTGAGCGACTTCGAGAACCAGGCGGTTGCCGTTGTTGTCGGTTTCAAGCGCGTTCAAAATCGCCGGCAGTTCGCCTTCGAAAGCAACGTCGACGACGGCGCCGATAACCTGGGTGACTTTGCCGACAGAGCGGGTAGCTGCCTCAGCCATTTTCTTACCCTCTTTCCCTAACTCAGAGCGCTTCCGCGCCCGAAATGATTTCAATCAGTTCCTTGGTGATCTGAGCCTGACGCTGACGGTTGTAGTTCAGCGTCAGCTTGTTGATCATCTCACCGGCATTGCGCGTCGCATTGTCCATGGCGCTCATTTTGGCGCCCATCTCGCCTGCGACGTTCTCAAGGAGCGCGCGGAAGACCTGGACGGAGATGTTGCGCGGGATCAGATCACCGAGGATCGACGCCGGATCCGGCTCGTATTCGTAGACGGCGCCGGCATGGGCGGCATCTTCGGCGACGGCTTCCGGAGCCCTGGCCGGGATCAACTGCTGCGCGGTCGGAACCTGGCTGATCACCGACTTGAATTCGGAGTAGAACAGCGTGCAGACGTCGAACTCGCCGGCGGAAAACATCTCGATGATGCGCTTGCCGATCTGGTCGGCATTCTCGAAACCGATCTTCTTGACTTCGCGCAATTCCTTGCGCTCGATGATCAGCGACGCGTATTCACGGCGCAGGATGTCGTAACCCTTCTTGCCGACGGTGAAGATCTTCACCGTCTTGCCTTCGGCCTGCAGCTTGCGGATATGGTCGCGGGCAAAGCGGGCAATCTGCGAATTGAAACCGCCGCAGAGACCGCGTTCGGCCGTGCAGACCACCAGAAGATGGACCTTGTCCTGGCCGGTGCCGGTCATCAGCGCCGGTGCGCCATCCGCATCGGTGACGGCCTTGGCAATGTTCGCCAGAACCGCACCCATGCGCTGCGAGTAAGGCCGGGCGGCCTCGGCCGCCTCCTGCGCACGCCGAAGCTTCGCCGCGGCGACCATTTTCATCGCCTTGGTGATCTTCTGCGTCGCCTTGACGGAGGCGATCCGGTTTTTCAGATCCTTGAGTGAAGGCATCCGTGATCCGTCCTAACTTAGGGCCCGATTACTGGAAAGACTTGGCGAAGCTATCGAGAGCAGCCGTAAGCTTGCCCTTGGTATCGTCGCTGATAGCCTTTTCCGTGCGGATCGCATCGAGGATGGCGGAGCCTTCCGAACGCAGATAGGACAACAGGCCCTGCTCGAATTTGCCGACCTGAGCGACCTGCAGCTTGTCGAGGTAGCCGTTGACGCCGGCGAAGATTACGGCGACCTGCTCTTCCGTCTTCAGCGGCGAGAATTGCGGCTGCTTCAGGAGTTCGGTCAAGCGTGCACCGCGGTTCAAGAGACGCTGCGTTGCGGCGTCGAGGTCCGAACCGAACTGAGCGAAAGCGGCCATCTCGCGATACTGAGCAAGTTCGCCCTTGATCGAGCCGGCGACCTGCTTCATCGCCTTGATCTGCGCCGAAGAGCCGACGCGGGAAACCGAGAGACCGACGTTAACGGCCGGGCGGATACCCTGATAGAACAGGTCGGTCTCAAGGAAGATCTGGCCGTCGGTGATCGAGATCACGTTGGTCGGAATGAAGGCCGACACGTCGTTGCCCTGCGTTTCGATGACCGGCAGAGCGGTCAGCGAACCGGCGCCCTTGTCGTCGTTCATCTTCGCTGCGCGCTCGAGGAGACGCGAATGCAGGTAGAAAACGTCGCCCGGATAGGCTTCGCGGCCCGGCGGACGGCGCAGCAGCAGCGACATCTGGCGGTAGGACACGGCCTGCTTGGACAGGTCGTCGTAACCGATCAGCGCGTGCATCCCGTTGTCGCG is part of the Rhizobium bangladeshense genome and encodes:
- a CDS encoding acyltransferase family protein, yielding MRSQDRLAGADFLRAMACLLVLAHHLALRLDMRRIPDELATTANVLRFGNFGVAIFFVLSGFLLARPFWRALDAGGAMPSLRHYAIRRSARIAPGFWVAASVGFVLGLTLLALPVTPELVVRYVSGLLFMSQWHWRTLFPVEANGPLWSIPFEATSYVLLPACFLLLFRWPPLRQRPFLARFAWLCVIVVVLLAHLAILSLFALDDIGRGWAYGLQGGAKEWMPKYNPIGFFAVFALGALAAGIEIMLPARRSSWFDAMALLALATAGFRLLISPGGSAEGYGWLDIPYGFPVFPLAVATALVSLSHSQYLGRLLDNAPVRYIAKISFGIYIWQEIILTLIQRLDPNSFGAASANVVTGWLQSCGLTVALVFLVASLSYYLLERPAIDFGNRLTSSPPDRATPFKV
- a CDS encoding F0F1 ATP synthase subunit gamma; this translates as MPSLKDLKNRIASVKATQKITKAMKMVAAAKLRRAQEAAEAARPYSQRMGAVLANIAKAVTDADGAPALMTGTGQDKVHLLVVCTAERGLCGGFNSQIARFARDHIRKLQAEGKTVKIFTVGKKGYDILRREYASLIIERKELREVKKIGFENADQIGKRIIEMFSAGEFDVCTLFYSEFKSVISQVPTAQQLIPARAPEAVAEDAAHAGAVYEYEPDPASILGDLIPRNISVQVFRALLENVAGEMGAKMSAMDNATRNAGEMINKLTLNYNRQRQAQITKELIEIISGAEAL
- a CDS encoding ABC transporter substrate-binding protein, coding for MLLLTRRQTILAAIATSLAGRAAFAQSAPAKVRIALDWTPNTNHIGIYVAKEKGFYAAAGLDVEILPFTDTSAGTLVSNGVADFGISSEIEALTQRAGGGDVKMVYGVVQTETARLIFKGGRDDIKRPRDLDGKTYGGFGGTWESALVSAMIRNDGGKGDVKTVTLGTSAYEALDNGSIDFTLEIYTWEGIAAELENRKIGRFHYSDYGIPDEQTTVIVSSDAYLSASREHARAFIQATRQGYVYSIDHPDEACDLLIAGSNGALMNTELVRASQKALIEGHFLRSEAGVIGTLDPAKAEAIGGFLVENGILVDANGTVLKEKPDFSAYYTNELLG
- a CDS encoding F0F1 ATP synthase subunit epsilon, which translates into the protein MADNFNFELVSPERLLLSEMVTEVVIPATEGEMTVMAHHAPTMTTIKPGVVSVRSASGKKQDYVVFGGFADILPTGCTLLAESAVPVEELHKDELTRRIEAARKELEHAELHEHKSKLEHFIMELTHLRGIVQQD
- a CDS encoding sugar transferase, which codes for MNAFTSKTSSRFDPSQRQDKTRTLVVANSNIRQPDSFFDVEGTTALRLAAKRLIDIVISASALLVLAPLFLAIALFIKFDDGGPVFFRQIRWGLNGRKITVFKFRSMHTDACDPSGVQQTIKGDSRVTGIGALLRRTNIDELPQLLNVLKGDMSLVGPRCHAINMRAAGRLYEELVPNYHHRHIMRPGITGLAQTRGWRGPTARPLQARARIACDIYYVRNFSLLLDFKILLKTLVIELRGGTGF
- the atpD gene encoding F0F1 ATP synthase subunit beta, with the protein product MAEAATRSVGKVTQVIGAVVDVAFEGELPAILNALETDNNGNRLVLEVAQHLGENEVRTIAMDSSEGLVRGQQVIDTGAPISVPVGDETLGRIMNVIGEPVDEAGPLNTAHKRAIHQDAPAYVEQSTEAQILVTGIKVVDLLAPYAKGGKIGLFGGAGVGKTVLIMELINNVAKAHGGYSVFAGVGERTREGNDLYHEMIESGVNKHGGGEGSKAALVYGQMNEPPGARARVALTGLTVAEHFRDQGQDVLFFVDNIFRFTQAGSEVSALLGRIPSAVGYQPTLATDMGQMQERITTTTTGSITSVQAIYVPADDLTDPAPATSFAHLDATTVLSRSIAEKGIYPAVDPLDSTSRMLDPMVVGEEHYEVARKVQSTLQRYKALQDIIAILGMDELSEEDKLAVARARKIERFLSQPFFVAEVFTGSPGKLVALEDTIKGFKGLVNGEYDHLPEAAFYMVGSMDEAIEKAKKLAAA